The sequence CGCTGCCAGGTTTCGACTGCCTCATCATGTCGCAGGATGCGATTCGCCGGGTCGGGCAGCACATGGGCATCAGGGTGCGGCAGGGACACGGTGGCGGCTCCACCATCCATGTCGACGCGCTGGACCTCGCCGTCGATCGACACCTCTACCGGCATGGCAAAGGCATGGTCCGACGGGGTTTCCCATGCCAGCAGGAGGCTGTTGCCCTCGCGCTGCATGTCCAGGCGCGGCAGTGGTGCCTGGTAGAAGTAGGCGTCGAAGAACCAGGCAAGGTCCTGTCCGCTCATTTCCTCCAGTATGGCGCGAAAATCTTCCGTGGTGCGGTTCACCGGCCGGATTTCGCCGGGCTGCGGATCGTCGGTGCCATAAGTGAGGCGGGTGACGGCGGGGAACAGCACGTCGTCGCCGACCAGCCAGCGCAGCGTATGCATGATCCACGCGCCCTTGAAGTAGATATCGTCGCCCCATTTCGCCTGCTGGTCATTGTAGTCGGGCAGTTGTCCTTCTGGCGGCACCAGCGGTACCCGGCTCCACACGCGCAGGCGATTGTCCCACATCTCCGCGTCGTAGAACATCTCGCCGCGCGCCCAGCCAAGGTAGAGCGGCTGCGTCCAGGTGGTGATCCCCTCGTGCAGCCACATGTGGTTGATGTTCTCGTGCGTCAGCTGGTTGGCGAACCACTCGTGCGCGAATTCATGCTGCAGCAGCCAGTCGTGACCGTAGGCTTCCGGCCGGAAGCCGTTGCCATAGGCATTGATCGTCTGGTGCTCCATGCCGAGGTGCGGCGTCTCGACGACGCCGGCCTTCTCGTCACCGAAGGGGTAGGGGCCGAAGACCTGTTCCATGAAGGTAATCTGGTCGGCCATTTCGCCCAGCAGGCGCTCGGCACCTTCGGCGTGACCGGGAAGATGCCAGAAGACCAGCGGAATATCGTTGCCGTAACGGCTCGCATAGTTGCGCTGCGCGACTTCGTAGGGGCCGATCTGGAGCGCAACGCCATAGTTGCTGGGATCGCGCGCGCGCCAGTGAAAGGTGGTCGTGCCGTCACCGCGTTCTGTGCCAATTTGGCGACCGTTGCCAGCCACGACTAACCCTTCCGGCACTGTCACGACGAGGTCGATCGTGCCGAGCCGGTGCGAGGAATGGTCGATGCAGGGCCAGAACAGGTCGCAACCTTCACCCTGCAAGGCTGTGGCGATCCACGGCTGCCCGTCCTCGGTCTCCGCCCAGACGAAGCCGCCCTGCCACGGGGCATTGAGCGCCACGTGCGGCTGGCCGTCGTAGAAGACACGGACGGCCAGGGATTCGCCGGCGCTGGCCGGGCGGGGCAGGTCGATCGTCAGCAGGCCGTCCGGGTTCCGCCAGGCGTCGTCGGCCAGTGCCTCGCCTTCGACATAGATGCCGTGGATGCGGAAGCGCGGATCGAGGTCGAAGGCCAGTTCGGCCACATCGTTCCGCAGCTCAACGCGATAATGGCCGTCGCCGGTGATCCGCTGCTCTTCCGGATCGACCACGATGGACAGCGAGACGTGCTCCAGTTGCATCGCCGTCCGCGCGCCTTCCAGCGGCAGGTCGGTCTGCGCGGTGCGCTCGGCCAAGGGAGGCGCGTCCTGCGCCCAAACGGGAACGGCGAGGGCACATACCCCCGCCGCTGCCAGTGTCAGGAATGTGTTCGACTGCATGGCGCGAGCCTAGCCCGCGCCGCGCCTGTCGCCTAGTCCTCCGACTTGTCGTCGCCCTTGTCCTCGGCCGTGGTCGAGGTGTCGGGCTTCTTCGGCGCCGCCTTCTTGGCAGCAGGCTTCTTCTTCGCCGCAGGCTTGCGCTTGGCCTTGGACTTGGGTGGTGCCGGGGTCAGTTCGAAGGCGAGGGCATCGTCCTTCACGCTGACATGCACCTCGCCGCCGCTGGCAAGCTTGCCGAACAGCAACTCCTCGGCGAGCGGCTGCTTGACCTTTTCCTGGATCAGGCGAGCCATCGGGCGGGCGCCCATCAGCTTGTCGTAGCCGCGCTTGGCCAGCCAGTCGCGGGCGTCGCCGTCGAACTGGATGTGCACGTTCTGCTCGCCCAGCTGCAGTTCCAGCTGCAGGATGAACTTGTCGACCACGCGGCTGACGGTTTCCTTGCCGAGGTAGGCGAAGGGCACCACGGCATCGAGGCGGTTGCGGAATTCGGGGGTGAACATCTTTTTCACCGCCTCTTCCGAAGCCTCGGTCTTCTGGCCTGCGCCGAAGCCGATCGACTGCTTCGCCGCGTCGGACGCGCCGGCGTTGGTCGTCATGATCAGCACGACATTGCGGAAGTCCACCGTCTTGCCGTGATGGTCGGTCAGCTGGCCGTTATCCATCACCTGCAGCAGGATGTTGAACAGGTCCGGGTGCGCCTTTTCGATCTCGTCGAGGAGCAGCACGCAGTGCGGGTGCTGGTCGATGGCATCGGTCAGCAGGCCGCCCTGGTCGTAACCGACATAGCCGGGAGGCGCGCCGATCAGGCGGGAGACGCTGTGGCGCTCCATGTATTCGGACATGTCGAAACGCTTCAGCTCGATGCCCATGATGGAGGCGAGCTGGCGTGCCACCTCGGTCTTGCCGACGCCGGTGGGGCCGGAGAAGAGGAACGAGCCGATCGGCTTGTCCGCTTCGCGCAGGCCGGCACGGCTCAGCTTCATGGCGGTCGACAGACGTTCGATCGCCTCGTCCTGGCCATAGACCACGCGCTTCAGGTCCTTCTCGAGATTGCCCAGCGCCTTCTTGTCGTCCTTGCTGACCGACTTCGGCGGGATGCGCGCCATCGTCGCTACGACCTTCTCGATTTCCTTGGCGGTAATCGTCTTGCGGCGGCGGCTGGGCGGTACCAGCATCTGCATGGCGCCGACCTCGTCGATCACGTCGATCGCCTTGTCGGGCAGCTTGCGGTCGTTGATGTAGCGCGCGCTCATCTCCACTGCGGTCTTGATCGCGTCGGGCGTGTACTTGACCTTGTGGTGCTCCTCGAAGGCGCTGCGCAGCCCCTTGAGGATCTTGATCGTGTCTTCCACCGTCGGCTCGTTCACGTCGATCTTCTGGAACCGGCGCAGCAGGGCACGGTCCTTCTCGAAGTGGTTGCGGAACTCCTTGTAGGTGGTCGAGCCGATGCAACGGATCGCCCCGCTCGACAGTGCCGGCTTGAGCAGGTTGGAGGCGTCCATCGCCCCGCCGCTGGTTGCGCCGGCACCGATGACTGTGTGGATTTCATCAATGAAAAGAATGGCTTCGGGCATCTTTTCGAGTTCGTTGACGACCTGCTTCAGGCGTTCCTCGAAATCGCCGCGATAGCGCGTGCCGGCCAGCAGCGCCCCCATGTCGAGCGCATAGATGACCGCGTCTTCCAGCACTTCGGGCACGTCGCCTTCGACGATCTTGCGCGCCAGGCCCTCGGCGATGGCCGTCTTGCCGACGCCCGGATCGCCCACGTAGAGCGGGTTGTTCTTCGACCGGCGGCAGAGGATCTGCACCGTGCGGTCCACTTCCGGACCACGGCCGATCAGCGGGTCGATCCGCCCGTCCAGCGCCTTCTGGTTCAGGTTCACGCAGAACTGGTCGAGCGCGGAATCCTTCTTGTTCTTGTCTGCCTTTTCCTCGCCCTTGGTCTGGGCTTCTTCCTCCGCGCCGGAGGGCGTGCGGCTTTCCAGCTGCTTGCCGCCCTTGCCGATGCCGTGGCTGATGAAGCTGACCGCGTCGAGGCGGCTCATATCCTGCTGTTGCAGGAAATAGACGGCGTAGCTGTCCCGCTCCGAAAACAGCGCGACCAGCACGTTGGCGCCGGTCACCATGTCCTTCCCGGAAGACTGGACGTGCAGGATGGCGCGCTGGATCACCCGCTGGAACCCGGCGGTGGGCTGCGGATCGGCGTCCTCGTCGCTCTTCAGCGACTGGTATTCCTGGTCAAGATACTGGCGCACCACGGTGCCCAGTTCTTCCATGTCGACCCCGCAGGCATTCATCACCTCGCCCGCGTCGGGATCGTCCACCAGCGCCAGTAACAGGTGTTCGAGCGTCGCATATTCGTGCGTCCGGTCGATCGCGTGCTGGATCGCGGTGTGGAGGGTCTTTTCGAGGTTTTGCGCGAAACTTGGCATGTATGTCCTTGGCTGGCCTCAGGCCATGGCGGGATGTGTCAACGAATGTGCGCAGGGCAGAGTGAATATCGGCCTAACGCGGGGGGTGAACGCCAGGCCGGAGCGACCTGCCGAATGCTTGGTACAATATATGGTGCGCGGCAGCGCGATTGCGAGGGGTCCAACGGGCCGTAGGCGGCCCATCAGTCCGCCTCCCTGGGCTTGAACAGCGCATCGGCCAGCTTGCGGTGGTCCGCCGCCTTGGCGTGATGCGCCTTCACCCGCGCGATTTCCACTTCCAGCAGCTGTACGCGTTCGAGCAATTCGTCCTGCGAATAGGCATCAAGGCTTTCGCCAGCCAGCTGGCTGGCAGCATCGGAACGGCTCCGCGGAAGGTCGCCTTCGTCCATTGCAGTGCAACATCGGCACAGCGGCGCTTGCTGTCAATGGCACTGGCCCTTAGGGCTGTGCATCCGCGTGGACAGACGAGACAGGGGGGACCGGGTGGCCGATACATTGCCGAGCACGATGACCGTGGTTGCGATCAGCGAGCCTGGCGGGCCCGAGGTCCTGCAAGCGACCAGGCGCGACGTGCCACGGCCCGGCCAGGGCGAGGTGCTGGTGCGCGTCAGCCATGCCGGGGTGAACCGACCAGACTGCCTGCAGCGCGCCGGGCTCTATCCGCCCCCGCCGGGTGCCTCCGACCTGCCCGGTCTGGAAATTTCCGGAGAGATCGTGGCGCTCGGCGAAGGCGTCGATGCCGCCGAACTGGGCAAGCTGGTCTGCGCGCTGGTGAACGGCGGTGGCTATGCCGAATACTGCATCGCGCGCCCCGAACACTGCCTGCCGGTGCCCGAAGGCCTGTCCATGGCAGAAGCGGCAGCCATGCCGGAGACCTTCTTCACCGTCTGGCACAATGTCTTCCAGCGCGGCTACGCCCGCGACGGGGAGACGATCCTGATCCACGGCGGTACCAGCGGCATCGGCACGACCGCGATCATGCTGGCCAAGCTGTTCGGCCTGCGCGTGATCGCCACCTGCGGCTCCGACGCAAAATGCGCCGCGGCGATCAAGGTGGGGGCGGACCTCGCCATCAACTACAAGGCACAGGACTTCGTCGAGGAGGTGCGCAGCTTCACCGACGGCCAAGGCGCCAACCTGATCCTTGACGTCGTCGCGGGCAACTACACCCAGCGCAACCTCGACGCGCTGGCGCCGGATGGCCGGCTGGTGGTGATTGCCACGCTCGGCGGCGCCATGTCGGAAGTGAATGTGGCCAAGATGATGGTGAAGCGGCAGACCATCACCGGCTCCACGCTGCGCCCGCGCACCAACACCTTCAAGGGTCTGCTGGCGGACGAGCTGTTCCGCGAAGTCTGGCCCATGGTCGAGAGCGGGGAGCTGCGCCCCGTGATGGATGAAACCTACCCGCTGGCACAGGCCGCCAAGGCCCATGCCCGCATGGAAGCGGGAGAGCACGTCGGCAAGATCGTGCTCGCCGTTGCCGGAGACGATTGATGACCCGCGAAGACCTTTATGCCCACGCCGATGCCTTCCTCGCTGCCCTTGCCATCCGCGACGCGGTCAGTCTGCCCTGGGCGGAAGATCCCGTGTTCACCGAGAACAACGTCCAGCTCGCCATCGGTGACGGCATCTGGAACACCATCGACAAGGTGGAGCCCGGCTATGACCTGAAGACGGCGGACCCCGCCACCGGCCAGGTCGGCTGGATCGGCCATGTCGTCGAAGGGCCGGACACTTCGGTCATGTGCCTGCGCCTCGCCATTGCCGATGGCCGCATTGCCGAGGCCGAGATCATCGTCTGCCGCCCGCACGAACTGGGGCCGTTCCCACAGATCGACCTCGACCGCCGCCCGCGCGCGATCATGCTGGCCGACGTGCCCGAAGGCCAGCGCAGCAGCCGCGAGGAGATGATCCGCCTGGCCGACGGCTATTTCGAGACGCTCGAGCTGAACGACGGCACGCTGCACACCGAGTTCACCGACGATTGCGACCGCATCGAGAACGGGTTGCAGACGACCAACACCCATATCGATGGCTATCCCATCGCGGCGATGGGCACGGCGGACCAGTTCCGGCTGGGCCAGTACAAGTACGACGATCGCCTGCGCGACCGTCGCTTCCCGCTGGTGGACGAGGACAAGGGCATCGTCATGGCCGCCGGCTTCATCGACCATTCGGGCAGCCTGACCGACATCACCTGGACCGACGGCAGCAAGCACAAGTCGATCTTCCACTACCCCCACAGCTTCGTGCTGCTGGAACTGTTCAAGATCGTCGGCGGCAAGATCGCCGCGGTGGAGGCGGTGTTCGTCACCGTGCCCTACAACATGGTCTCGCCCTGGGTTGCGCCGCAACCTTATGTCGTGCGCTGACTCGAAAGCGTAACACTGTCGTCGAACTGCCGCGGGACTGATGTTCGCCTGTAACAAACAGGACTCATAGAATCGCAGCCAAACACGCAGCAACACGAGGCTTGTTCGCGCACATGTTTGGCACCTATCTCGACCGCGACCTGGGCAATGGCGAGAATGTCTCTGCCTTCCCCGATTTCGACAGGCACGAACCAAGCGTGCCGGAGCGCGTCCCGGAGCAGCGGCGCAAGTTCCGTACGATCTGGATTTCCGACATCCACCTCGGCACCAAGGGGTGCAATGCCGAGCTGTTGATCGACTTCCTCGACAGCGTCGACAGTGAGACCATGTACCTGGTCGGCGACATCGTCGACGGCTGGCGGCTGAAGAAGAAGTTCTACTGGCCCGACGCGCATAACGACATCGTCTGGCGCATCCTGAAACGGGCCAAGCGCGGCACGCGGATCGTCTATATCCCCGGCAACCACGACGAGATGTTCCGCCAGTTCACCGGCATGCATTTCGGCGGCATCGAGATTCGCCGCGCGGCCTTCCACGATACCGCCGACGGTCGCCGGCTGATGGTGTTGCACGGCGACGAGTTCGACGCGGTCATGCTCTCCCACCGCTGGCTCGCCTTCGTCGGTGACTCGCTTTATCACTTCATGATGCGGCTGAACCAGTGGGTGAATAGCCTGCGCAAGGCCTTCGGCCTGTCCTACTGGTCGCTCTCGAAGATGGCCAAGCACAAGGTAAAGAACGCGGTCGAGTTCATCGGCAAGTACGAGGAGGTGGTGGCCCGCGCCGCTGCCGAACGCGGCGTGGACGGTGTGGTCTGCGGCCACATCCACACTGCCGAACACCGCATGTTCGACAATATCGAATACTGGAACGATGGCGACTGGGTGGAGGGCTGCAATGCCCTGGTCGAACATGCCGACGGCCGGATGGAGATCCTCAACTGGCCCGAGGAAATGGCCAAGCGCGAGGAGCGGGAGCGGCAGCAGGCAGAGCATGCCGTTGCCGCTGCCGCCTGAGGCCGAAGCTGGGGTCACGCCAATGCGGATCGCCCTCGTCACCGATGCCTGGCACCCGCAAGTGAACGGAGTGGTGCGCACGCTGGATACGATAGTCGCGGAACTACGCAGTCGCGGGCACGAGGTGGAAGTCACCTCTCCCGACCTTTATCGCTCGTTTCCCGCACCGTCCTATCCGGAAATCCGCCTGGCACTTGCAGGCACGCGCGCCATAGCAAGGCGGCTCGACCGCTTCCAGCCCGACACCATCCATATCGCCACAGAGGGTCCGCTCGGCTGGGCAGCGCGGCGTTACTGCCTGCGCCGGAAATTGCCCTTCACCACGGCGTACCACACGCAATTTCCCGACTACGTTGCCCGCCGCACCGGGCTTCCGGCGCAATGGATCTGGCCCTTCATCCGCCGCTTCCATGCCCCGGCGACCCGCACCATGGTGGCGACGGAGACGATCCGTGCGCAGCTACGCGAACAGGGCATTGGC is a genomic window of Aurantiacibacter sp. MUD11 containing:
- a CDS encoding M1 family metallopeptidase is translated as MAERTAQTDLPLEGARTAMQLEHVSLSIVVDPEEQRITGDGHYRVELRNDVAELAFDLDPRFRIHGIYVEGEALADDAWRNPDGLLTIDLPRPASAGESLAVRVFYDGQPHVALNAPWQGGFVWAETEDGQPWIATALQGEGCDLFWPCIDHSSHRLGTIDLVVTVPEGLVVAGNGRQIGTERGDGTTTFHWRARDPSNYGVALQIGPYEVAQRNYASRYGNDIPLVFWHLPGHAEGAERLLGEMADQITFMEQVFGPYPFGDEKAGVVETPHLGMEHQTINAYGNGFRPEAYGHDWLLQHEFAHEWFANQLTHENINHMWLHEGITTWTQPLYLGWARGEMFYDAEMWDNRLRVWSRVPLVPPEGQLPDYNDQQAKWGDDIYFKGAWIMHTLRWLVGDDVLFPAVTRLTYGTDDPQPGEIRPVNRTTEDFRAILEEMSGQDLAWFFDAYFYQAPLPRLDMQREGNSLLLAWETPSDHAFAMPVEVSIDGEVQRVDMDGGAATVSLPHPDAHVLPDPANRILRHDEAVETWQRRNE
- the clpA gene encoding ATP-dependent Clp protease ATP-binding subunit ClpA, which encodes MPSFAQNLEKTLHTAIQHAIDRTHEYATLEHLLLALVDDPDAGEVMNACGVDMEELGTVVRQYLDQEYQSLKSDEDADPQPTAGFQRVIQRAILHVQSSGKDMVTGANVLVALFSERDSYAVYFLQQQDMSRLDAVSFISHGIGKGGKQLESRTPSGAEEEAQTKGEEKADKNKKDSALDQFCVNLNQKALDGRIDPLIGRGPEVDRTVQILCRRSKNNPLYVGDPGVGKTAIAEGLARKIVEGDVPEVLEDAVIYALDMGALLAGTRYRGDFEERLKQVVNELEKMPEAILFIDEIHTVIGAGATSGGAMDASNLLKPALSSGAIRCIGSTTYKEFRNHFEKDRALLRRFQKIDVNEPTVEDTIKILKGLRSAFEEHHKVKYTPDAIKTAVEMSARYINDRKLPDKAIDVIDEVGAMQMLVPPSRRRKTITAKEIEKVVATMARIPPKSVSKDDKKALGNLEKDLKRVVYGQDEAIERLSTAMKLSRAGLREADKPIGSFLFSGPTGVGKTEVARQLASIMGIELKRFDMSEYMERHSVSRLIGAPPGYVGYDQGGLLTDAIDQHPHCVLLLDEIEKAHPDLFNILLQVMDNGQLTDHHGKTVDFRNVVLIMTTNAGASDAAKQSIGFGAGQKTEASEEAVKKMFTPEFRNRLDAVVPFAYLGKETVSRVVDKFILQLELQLGEQNVHIQFDGDARDWLAKRGYDKLMGARPMARLIQEKVKQPLAEELLFGKLASGGEVHVSVKDDALAFELTPAPPKSKAKRKPAAKKKPAAKKAAPKKPDTSTTAEDKGDDKSED
- a CDS encoding DUF1192 domain-containing protein — translated: MDEGDLPRSRSDAASQLAGESLDAYSQDELLERVQLLEVEIARVKAHHAKAADHRKLADALFKPREAD
- a CDS encoding NAD(P)H-quinone oxidoreductase; translated protein: MADTLPSTMTVVAISEPGGPEVLQATRRDVPRPGQGEVLVRVSHAGVNRPDCLQRAGLYPPPPGASDLPGLEISGEIVALGEGVDAAELGKLVCALVNGGGYAEYCIARPEHCLPVPEGLSMAEAAAMPETFFTVWHNVFQRGYARDGETILIHGGTSGIGTTAIMLAKLFGLRVIATCGSDAKCAAAIKVGADLAINYKAQDFVEEVRSFTDGQGANLILDVVAGNYTQRNLDALAPDGRLVVIATLGGAMSEVNVAKMMVKRQTITGSTLRPRTNTFKGLLADELFREVWPMVESGELRPVMDETYPLAQAAKAHARMEAGEHVGKIVLAVAGDD
- a CDS encoding UDP-2,3-diacylglucosamine diphosphatase, giving the protein MFGTYLDRDLGNGENVSAFPDFDRHEPSVPERVPEQRRKFRTIWISDIHLGTKGCNAELLIDFLDSVDSETMYLVGDIVDGWRLKKKFYWPDAHNDIVWRILKRAKRGTRIVYIPGNHDEMFRQFTGMHFGGIEIRRAAFHDTADGRRLMVLHGDEFDAVMLSHRWLAFVGDSLYHFMMRLNQWVNSLRKAFGLSYWSLSKMAKHKVKNAVEFIGKYEEVVARAAAERGVDGVVCGHIHTAEHRMFDNIEYWNDGDWVEGCNALVEHADGRMEILNWPEEMAKREERERQQAEHAVAAAA